The Halioglobus maricola genome segment AGCATATTCCAGGCATTGGGGGCTGCGGAGTCCTGCAGCACTCCGAGGTCTTGCTGGACGGCCTGCGACTCGCCCGCCTGGGCGCGGCGCTCGGCCTCAGCCATGGGCCCGGGATTGAAATTACGGGTCACGGTGTACGCCGCGAGCAACACCGCGGCAATAGCATAGATATTCATTGGAATGGCCGTGAGCAGCACCCGGAGCGGCTCCTCTACGCCAAGACCTTCGAGCAGGCCCAGGTTGAACGCCCCCCAGGCATTGAAAGGAATCAAAATACAGATTGGCGCAGAAGTTGAGTCGATCAGATAGGCGAGTTTCTCTCGCGCCACTTTGAAGCGATCAAACAGTGGCCGCGAGACGGTCCCTGCAACCAGTACAGTGATGTTGGATTCGATAAAAATGACGACGCCGATCAGCCAGGCCATCCACTGGGCACGACGGCCACTGTTCACCCAGCTACGCCGTTCGAGAAACTGTATAAACCCAGTGACACCGCCACTGCGTTCCAGCGTCAGGATAAAGGCACCTATCACCAGGGTGAACACAATCACCTTCGCATCGCCAGGGCTCGCCAGCACAGCGACAGACGCATCGATCGCGCCTGCAAGAGAATGCAACAGGCCGCCATCGAGCAGGAAATATCCCAACCAGATACCGGTGAACAACGCCAGGTATACCTGTCGCGTAAGCAGAGCCAGGCCAATCGCGAGCAGCGGCGGGAGGAGAACAGTCCAGTTGGGGTCACTCATCGAAGGTTCGCCTCCTCGGCAACACTAGAACAGGTATGTCAGCTGTAGGGTTGGCCCCCTGAACTGCATATCAAACGCCGTTTCCCTGCGCCCACGGTCCCGGGTCACGTCGACATCAGTGTACTGGTATCCCAGCGAAGAACCCCAGCGCTCAGTGAACGCATAGTGAAAACGAGCGTGGAGATAAGTGAAGGAACCACTCCATTCATCCACATCTGCGCTGAGCCAGCCGAGCGTGGCGAAGGTTGATAACCTGTCCGTAAAAGCATAAAACGCGGATGCTCGCAGATTTGGCAACGGCGCCAGCAACTCACCACTCGAACCACTGCCAGCGAACTCGCCCTCCCCGATAAACAACTTACCGCTGATATCCACTGCCGTATCAAACGCGTGCAGCCCACCGCCGATAGATACTTCAGCTCTGTCAGAGCTATAGGCGTGATACATCAGATCAATGAAATAGATATCGACGCTCAGCTCGGTATTAATATCGATTCCCGCAGGGAACTCGACACCGCCAAAGTTGAAATCGCGCTGCGCCACGATATCGCCATCGCTCTGGAAAGTCTGTGCAGCGGCCACCAGGCCCCACTTTTGGCTGAACCTGTGTCGCCACTCCAGATAATAGGAGGCATAGTCCGGATCGACCCCCAACTGTTCAAGATCGATACCCTGCTCGGGGAACGGATCAACGGTTGCGCGCACAACGGCATCGGCTTTTTGCCACGCTGCACCAACGATCACGACATTCTTTTCATGCAGGTAGCGATGTATGTGCTGGCTCATGGGTTCGTCCTCGGAGGACGCCGGCACAGCCTGCAGGGCGATGAACGCCAGCAGAAATAAAGAGAGGGGTTTCATGAATATCCTTATAGATTGTGACGGAAATTATAAAGATAAGCGCGACAATTGTCGCCACAATCCATCTGGCTCCGCTTAGAGCAACGCCAGCGCTATCAAGGCCACGCCGGTGAAGGCCTGCACCAGCAATATTCCGTAAGCGACATAGATAAACAAGCTTTTGCCAACAGCACCACGAAAACCCGAATCGTAGCTCCGACGCAGGGCCAGCGGCAGGTAAGCCACCAGCCATAATGCAAGCCAACCGCTAATATCCAAGCCGGCGAAGCCCTGCAGCTTATCCAGCATGTATAGCAAATAGACGAAACAATGATAGTGCAGCGCGAACACCAGGTGTTGCAGGTAATGGAAGGGAGAAAATAGATAAGCCAGCCAGATTAGCAGGGCAAACAGTGGCAACAAGATAAACATCATCTGCGGCAGGTAGCTGACCATGTCTTCAACAAAGGCGTTGGGATTTTCTACCACCGTTTCTGTATTGCCCTCGAGGCGACTCTGCAAATCCTGCATCCACTGGGGGCTGCCCTCATCCGCAATGCCAATATTTACCATCGGTTCGCCGCCCTCGGCCTCTTCGTCAAACGCATCCCGCAATTCATTCGGGTCGAGCGCCACGGTGATCCCGCCCTCTCCCGCAGCTTCAGCGTCTTCGCCAGTCACCAGTGCATTGGATGCGTCCATGGCCATAACGAGGAAGACAACAAAACTGAATATGAGATAGAGCCGCAACGGCGGAATGTAGCGAGCGCGCCTGCCGGCGATAAATTCCGCAGTTAGCTTGCCAGGACGAAACAGCAGGGAGGTAAGTGTTCGCCACAGACGGGAATCAACGTCGAAAACATCGCCCACAATCTCACCCGCCAGATCGAGGAAGCGTTTGTCGGCGTGACCTTCACGCTGGCCACAGTGACTGCAGTACTCGCCATCAACCGGAGTCTTACAGTTGCGACAGGTCTGTTGGTCCAAAGTTGTACTCATCAAATTGTAAAATAGTGAGCATATACACCTATCAAGACTGGGGCTACTATTGCCCTCTCTACCGAGTGGTACCGCGCGTGAAACTGTCAGTTTTTGGGGAAAAATTCACCGGAGAATCCGGCATCGTCGAGCTGATGGACGATCTGGGTTCTGCCTTGAATGAAAATCCGGAGATGATCTTCATGGGCGGTGGCAACCCCGGCCGCCTGCAATCAGTCGAAGCCGTCTTCCAGCAACGCCTGGAAGACATCATGGCCGACCCCGCTCAACGCCACAGTCTGTTTGGCATCTACCAGTCTCCCCAGGGAGACAGGGAATTTCGCCAGCAAATGGCTGCCTACCTGCATAAGCAGTTCGGCTGGCCGGTGCGCGAAGAGAATATCGCTGTCAGCAACGGCAGCCAGGCCGCTTTCTTCGTGTTGTTCAACATGCTCGCTGGCAAGATGCCCGACGGCAGCCAGCGGGCCATCCATTTGCCGCTTGCGCCGGAATACATTGGCTATGCCGACGCCGGGCTCAGTGACAATTTTTTCACCGCTACCCGTCCCAACATCGATTTGCTCGATAACAGGCAGTTCAAGTACCGGGTGGATTTCTCCCACTTGAACCCCGGGCCGGACACCGCGGCCTTATGCGTGTCTCGCCCCACCAACCCAACGGGCAATGTACTGACCGATGAAGAGATCGCCCACCTCGACGAAATCGCTAGCGAGAGAGACATACCGCTCATCATCGACGGCGCTTATGGCCTGCCCTTTCCCAATATCCTGTTTGAGGACGCCAGGCCGCACTGGAATGACAACACCATCCTCGCTCTGAGCCTGTCCAAACTGGGGCTGCCGGGTGTGCGTACTGGCATCATTGTGGCCCGTGAAGACATTGTGCAGGCATATACCAATGCCAACACCATCGTCAGCCTGGCCTGCGGCAATCTGGGCCCCGCCCTGGCCAAGCAGCTGTTTGCCAGTGGCGAGATCGAATCGATATCCAACCAACTGGTGCGCCCGTTCTACAAGGAAAGAGCCTCTGCTACTGTGGGCTGGTTCCGCAAAGCGCTTGGCGACCTCCCTTACCACATCCACAAACCCGAAGGCGCCATTTTCCTCTGGCTGTGGTTTGAGGGCCTACCCATTACAAGTCAGGCCCTGTACCAACGCCTGAAGCGCCGTGGCGTGCTGATAGTGCCCGGCAACAACTTCTTTGTGGGCATGGATGAGTACTGGCCCCACCAGCACGAGTGTATTCGAGTCTCCTATGCCCAGGATGCCGAAGTGATACAGAGAGGGATAGAAATCATCGCCGAAGAAGTGCACCAGGCATATTCTGCCGGCTGATTGATACCCAAATCCGGCGAACCTGTTCTATTATTCAAGGTCCAAGCAGTTATCCCACTTTTGAGGCCTTCCGATGTCACGCATTATCCTGATAATCATCGCCATTCCAATCGTACTCGTGTTGGCGGCCGCTATTCTGATCCCGGTACTACTGGACAAGGAACAGGTACTGGCAATGGCGACGCAGAAGATCCAGGAACAAACCGGCGCCACCCTGCGAGTCGCGGGCGAACTGGACCTCAGCATTTTCCCTACCCTCGGGGTCAAACTCGGAGATGTAACGCTGGAGATGCCCGGCGAAGATGAAACCAGCCTGGAGGCCCGCGAGCTGGAGATAGGCGTGCAATTCATGCCACTGCTGTCGAAGGAGGTTGCCGTGGACACGGTCTCTTTCGACGGGGTCGTCATAAAGATGGTGACTGCGCCGGCACCGGCGCCCGTTGACACCAGTGCTTACAGCACTGAAGAGCTCGAGGCGTTCTACGCGAAACGCAGCAAGGCCAAACAGGAGGCCGGCCAGGCTGCAAGTACTCAGTCAACCATCGCGGTTCCCCTCGCAATGAACGTAGCCAGCCTGGTCGTCACCGATTCCCGCATTGAGAGCACCGAAGCGGGCGGCGACACCAGTGTGATTGAAATAGTGGAATTGCGTGCCAGTGACCTGAATCTGGACAATCGCGACATTCCATTAAACCTGACCGTAAACATACCCGGTGAGAGCCCCATGACTATTGAAGCCGATGGCAAGGTCTCGATTTCCCAGGCCACCCAGATAGCCACACTAACTGATATGACGATCACAGTGCGCGGGGCACTCGCTGAAACAGTGGAACTCAAGACATCTGGAGAAGTGCATATCAACAACGAGGTCGCCGACCTCAAACTCGAACTTGCGATCGCGGAGACCCGGGCTAACGGCAACGTGCGCTACGCCAGCTACGAGAGCCCCCAAATCGATGCCAGATTACACCTCAACGAATTCACCCCGGCCTTGCTTGCACTCGCAGGCCCCGATGCCGCCGCCACACAATCAACCAATGGCGAGGATGCGGACAGCGGGGATACCGCGATTCCGGTAGAAGCCATTCGTGCCATGGATACTCGCGCCAAACTGACCATCGACAAGGTGGTATGGGATCCGCACGTGGTCAGCAATCTCAAGGCCAATCTGCGCGTCATGAACGGCATGGCCTACTTGTCGTCGGTCACTGGTGAGGTCCACGGCGGCAAGCTCGAGATGAAAGCCAACCTCAATGCCAAACACCCCCAAGCCCGGGTTAACACCGAAGGCTCACTCAGCAAAATCGATATCGCAGATGTGCTTGAATCGGTGGAGTCGCAGCCTATCGCGACGGGCAAGGTGGACCTGAACTGGAAACTCAACGGCCAGGGCAATACCAGTTCATCCATCACCAACACGCTCAAGGGGCCCATCAAAATCGCAGCCTCCGATGCCGTGCTCAAGGATATGGGCGTGGAGCAGATGATGTGCGAAGCCATCGCCCTGATAAACCAGGAGAGCCTGAGCACAACCTTCCCCGCAGAGACACCGATCACAACACTCGCCATCGACATCCAGATGGGCAATGGCCGCGCCAACCTCAAACCGCTGAAGGCCAAACTGGCCGAGATTACGCTCAGCGGCACCGGCTACCTGGAATTGGAGAGCATGGAATTCGACACCACGTTCAAGGCGAAAGTGCAGCCCGGCATGGAAAAACTGGACCCCGCCTGCCGCGTGAACGAGCGAATCACTTCCATCAAATGGCCATTGAACTGCAAAGGAAATGTCAGCGGCGAGCCCGGCGATTGGTGCTCAGTAGATACCACCGAAATCATCTCAGACATGGCCGAAAACGAGCTGAAACGAAAGGCAGAGAAAGAGGTCGAGGAACGATTCGGCGAGGATGCGGGTAAGTTATTGAAGGGGTTGTTGGGGAACTAGGGTTAGTTAAGAACCCGGTAGCCTCTTCCTCGCAGGCATTGCTTTACCACCTGAACCTCGTCGCGCGAGCCCTCGCTGACACCCCGTGCGGCACCGGTGACAGCACCGGCGCCGGCACCCCGCTGGGCATCACGACTGTTACCCACTGCCGCGCCTATCAAACCGCCAACCACGGCGCCTGATGCGGCACCGCGCGCTGCCTTCTCACCCGTTTTTACCTCCGATGAATAACCACGACACTCTGCCAGGTCTTGCTCATACTTCGCCTGGTCGACGCCCTTGCGGTCGATGATAATCTCGTCAGTTGTGGTGCAGGCAGCCAGCACGAGCGCCAGCGGCACCAAGGCTAATTTATACATCTTATCGCTCCCTCAGGTTTCTTCCGTAAGCCTACCATCTGGCAAGGCCGATGCCGGTAAAGATTTGTTAACCCGACAGCAGCTGACAAAACATTTATCCAGGTCAATTTTCTGACACGCCGCCGCTGCTACACTCAGGGTTCGCTCTTGGAAGGACCATCGTGCAAGCCACCCTGAAGAAACTACTCACTGCGATGCTGGGCAGCTTGCGAGATCTGCTGCCCATCATATTGGTGATCCTGTTTTTTCAGCTCGCCGTGCTGCAGCAACCCATGCCCAACATCGGCCAGATATTGCTGGGCGTCTTGTTCGTTGTACTGGGCCTGACCTTCTTCATTCACGGCCTTGAGCAAGGCCTGTTTCCGATCGGTGAGTCCATGGCCACTGCCTTTGCCCGCAAAGGCAGCGTCACGTGGCTGGTCATCTTCGCCTTTGCCCTGGGCTTTGGCACCACTGTCGCGGAACCCGCCCTGATCGCAGTGGCAGAGGAGGCATCAAAGGTTGCGGCCGAGGGTGGCATGATCGCCGCGAATGAAGCCGCCATGACTCGCTACGCCGAGGGGCTGCGTTACACGGTAGCGTTTTCGGTGGGCCTGGCCATTGTGATTGGCGTCATCCGCATCCTGAAGGGCTGGCCGGTACAGTGGCTGATTATCGGCGGCTATGTGCTGGTGGTGATCATGACCATGTTCGCTCCTCGGGAGATCATTGGCATTGCCTACGACTCAGGCGGCGTCACCACCTCAACGATTACGGTACCCCTGGTAACCGCTCTCGGCGTGGGGCTGGCCTCGTCGATCAAGGGGCGCAACCCGATGACCGACGGCTTCGGCCTGATCGCATTCGCCTCGCTGACGCCCATGATTTTCGTGATGGCTTACGGAATGGTGATCTGATGGGCCTTCTCGACATTCTTTACGAAGTGCTCGCCACTCTGGCCGAGACGGTGACCGATGTATTGCCTATTGCAGCAATTATCTTCGGCTTCCAGTTTGCTGTGCTGCGGCAGAAACCTGCCAACCTGCGCGAGATTTTGCTCGGCTTCGGCTGGGTATTGATAGGGCTATCCTTATTTCTACTTGGCTTGGAGTGGTGTCTATTCCCGCTGGGCCGCTTGATGGCCGGCCAACTCACCAACGCAGACTTCCTGCTGGCGAGCATGGAAGCGGGAGAAACCATCGCCGATATCGAGTGGAAAGACTACATGTGGGTGTACATATTCGCCTTCCTGATCGGCTTCTCCACCACCATTGCTGAACCGTCCCTGATCGCTGTCGCGATCAAAGCCCACCAGGTGTCGGGCGGCGCCATCGGCGTGTGGGGCCTGCGCATATCCGTAGCGCTTGGCGTTGCCTTCGGCATTTCATTGGGCTGTTACCGCATCGTGGTCGGCGACCCCATCCACTGGTACATCATCACGGGCTATGCCTTCGTGGTACTGCAGACGACAGTAGCGCCAAAAATGATTATCCCCCTCGCCTACGACTCAGGCGGTGTCACCACATCGACTGTCACCGTACCCCTGGTAGCGGCACTGGGGTTGGGCCTGTCGGAAACCGTTCCCGGTAGAAACCCACTTATCGACGGCTTTGGTTTGATCGCCTTTGCCAGCCTGTTTCCCATACTCTCAGTGATGGCCTACGCTCAGCTCTCGGAGCTGAGGGCCGCCAGTGCGAGCAAGCGCACAACTACGCGCAAGAATACCTGAGGAGAAACTCATGCACTTCAAAATGATCATCGTTTTCATCGAAGACGAAAAAACCGACGAGATCATGGACGCTGCGCGCCAGGCGGGAGCCACCGGTGCGACTGTGATCAACAACGCCCGCGGCGAGGGCCTCAAGGTAAGCAAAACGTTCTTCGGCCTATCGCTGGAAACCCAGCGCGATGTCATCCTCTTTCTGGTCGAAGAGCATCTATCGCGCCACATCCTCGAGGAGATCAATCGGGTCGGAGAGATGGATTCCAAACCCGGGACCGGCATCGCCTTCCAACTGGATGTAGAAGACGCTGTTGGCGTGATGTCGCAAGCGCAAGAACTAACACAAGATGTGGAGGAACTGCTGTAATGGAAAAGCACGTGATCAAAGCCAGGGACGTGATGCACACGGAACACCTGGAACTGGATGGCATGGCATCCGTGGCCGATGCGCTAAAGGCCATGCAAGACGCCGACGCCACCGTGGTAATCGTCAGGAAACGCAATGAACACGATGCCTTCGGCCTTGTACTGCTTTCAGACATCGCCAAGAAAGTGCTGGCAAGGGACAGGGCCGCGGAACGTGTGAATGTCTACGAAATCATGTCAAAGCCGGTCATCCCGGTAGAGCCCGACATGGATGTGCGCTATGTGGCCCGCATGTTCGACAGCTTCGGCCTGTCCAACGCTCCCGTGGTGGAGGACGGCAAGGTGATTGGGATTGTCAGCTACCGAGAGCTGGTGTTCGACGGCCTCTGCAAATTAATCGGCTAATGTCAGACGAGCGCTACTCGGGCATATGCGGCGCATCGTCTTCCTCGCGATGGTGGACGGCGCCGCGCTGTGACAGCGCACCGAGCTTCGCCACCAACTGCGCGCCATGGGAAGCCTCCTCCGCCGCAAACTGCGCCGCAAATCTCTTGGTTTCGGCGCAGACGCTACTCTCGGCATAGGCAGCGTAAAATTTCTCCGCTGCCCGCTCATTGTCCAGCGCCAGCAGCATCGCCTCCTGCAGGTTCATCCGGTAATGCACCGCCTCGTAACTGGTTGTCTCCGGCGGTTCTTCCTCGGGCCATACAAACTCCCAGGGCTTCAATTCCGGTAGCTTATAGGCTCGGGCTATTTCCTCCACTTCACTCAGGTGCAAGCGGCTTTCCTCGGCCATACGGCCGAAGAACTCTGCCACTTCGACATTATTGTGTGCCCTCATAGCCTGCGCCAATTCCAGATAGCGCTCGCGCGCCTCCGATTCCAGCTCCATCGAATGGGCGAGAAACTCTGCCAGAATGTCCTTGCTCATACCCTGAATCCTCCACATAAATCGGTCTCGCCGGCAGCGGGAGTCGTACCCGAATAACAGGGCTGCTGCCGTGCATAAAGCAGGCCGGTCGAAAAACCGTCCTCGTGTAAAAATAGCCTGGCGGCCTCGTCAGCATCGCTAACTGCCGGTTCCAGGCGCTCGTGCACAACGGCCTTCCAATCAGTTTGTTCCGGACAGAAGGTGATGCACTGGGACAGCACGTGCACAAAGCTGAAGCCTGGAAATTCGATGGCTTCCGCCAGGATCCTGGACATCTGGTTGGGGTTGCCGGAGTAACCCCGGGCGATCCATGGGGCGCCAGCTGCAAGCGCCAGCGCAGCGGGCTTGAACGGCCGCACGCCAGGGCCATGGGGCGTCAGTTTGCTGTGATCCCAATCGGAGGCTGTGGTCGGTGAAGCCTGCCCCTTGGTCATGCCATAGACTTCGTTGTCCATCGCGATATACGTCATGTTCACATTGCGCCGGCAAGCATGGATAAAGTGGTTGCCACCAATGGAGAAGCCGTCTCCGTCACCACCGAGCGCCAGCACGGTAAGATCCGGGCGTGCAACCTTAAGGCCCTGGGCAATCGCCAACCCGCGGCCGTGGACACCGTGAAAGCCGTAGCTGTCTACATAGGCAGGCAACCGGGAAGAGCAGCCAATGCCGGATACCAACACCGTATTGTCCTTGTCGATACCCAGTGCAGCGAATGCCTTGGTCAGGGCATTGAGTACCGAATAGTGACCACACCCAGGACACCAGATGGGCTTGACCTCGGACTTGAAATCCTTCGGTCGTAACTTGATGACATCGTTCATACACCTGCCTCCAGAATGGCTGCCGCGATCGCGGTGCCGGACAGCGGTACCGGGCCGGCGTGGGCGTAACTGTGGAGCGGCGCCTGAAAATCCAGCTCACCGCGAAGGTAGTGACGCAACTGAGCACTGTGGTTCTGCTCGATCACCCAGACTCCAGTACAGTCACCGATAGCGGCCAGCAGTGAATCAACCTGCAGTGGCGCCAGCAGTCGCAGTGCAATGGTGCGTGCGCGATGGCCACTTGCCGCGAGCAATTCCGCCGCCTCGGCGACGGCGGCCGATGCCGAGCCAAAGCTGATCAAACACAGCTCACCCTCACCACTGATTCTGGCCCAGGCGTCACCATAATCGAACCCGGTCAGCTTGCGCGCCCGTTTCTCGAGATGTAGCTGGTGATCATTGTCCCGCGCCGACGGCGTTCCGCGCTCGTTGTGCTCGAGGCCATCAGCCGTAAATCGTTTGCCCGGATCACCTGGCGCTGCGAGGGTAGAAATGCCTGACTCTGTGAGCCGGTAGCGCAAGTAGTCATTGTCGCCAGCCTGCTGATGGTCTGAGCCATGGCCGGGAGCAGGGAAGTTTTCACAGCGAGCCGGCTCGCCGACAACCGCTGAAGACTGGCCAATAAACTGGTCCGAAAGCACGATGGCGGGCACCTGCAAGGCCTGCGCCAAATTCACCGCCCACGCACTGGTGTAGACGCAATCGGCAATATCCAGTGGAGCCAGCACCAGGTGGGGCGCGTCTCCGTGCAGACCCGACAGCGCGATATTCAGATCGCTCTGCTCAGACTTGGTGGGAATACCGGTAGAAGGACCGCCGCGCATTACATTGAGGATCGTCACCGGTGTTTCGCTGGCGACGGCAAGCCCGATGCTTTCCGTCATCAGCGCGAGGCCAGGGCCCGAGGTAGCAGTGAACGCCGGCACACCGCCGAACGACGCACCGATAATCATATTGATGGCAGCGAGCTCATCCTCGGCCTGCACTAACTGACCACCGAGATCTTCGAGCCCGCCCGCCATCCACTCCAGCACATCAGATGCAGGGGTAATCGGGTAAGCCGCGACGAAACGGATTCCCGCCTCCAACGCTCCGAGGCCGGCAGCCTGATTACCGGTGATATACCAGGGGGCAGGATCACCATCACAGGGAGGCGTATCCAACGCCACCGCAGGCCATTTCGCCATGCCTGCGTGAATGCACGCTGCAGCCGCCTCGCGATAGGCTTCCGGCTTGTGAGCCAACTTGTGAGCAGACAGCTCAATCAAGTGGTCTGCAGGCAGACCCAGCCCGGCACCCAGGAGACCGAGGCCGAGCATATTTACCCTCCCCTCCGGATGCACCTCTGCGGCCATGGCAGCCAGAGGCAATGTGATGACACTCGCGCCCAACTCTGCCACTTCCTCCGGCATTTGCTGGGACTCATCGCAAAGGATCAGGCTGTCGCCATCCAGACGGACTTCATCGCCGAAGCGGTTGAAGTTGTTCCAATCAAGCGCCAGCAACACGTCATAGCGCGACGCCGCGGTATAGCGCTCGTGCGCGGTGAGTTTGACCAGAGCTGCCGATTCGCCGCCGCGGATCTGTGGGCCGAACGCCTTGCGCAGTAAGCCCCGGCCACCTTCCCGTGCCCAGCCCTGTAGCAGAAGCTCACCACAGGAAATGACGCCGGCACCGCCGGCGCCAGTTATGGCGATAGAGAGTTCTTTTTGGCTCATACGGGCACACTCGTTGTTGTACCCTAAGAATAGACGCTAGTCGTGGCTTCGAACCTTGTTCTGGCTCAAGGTTTGATCAAGCGGCGCGCAGTGCCCGGCCCAGGGGTTTGGTACCCAGGGCCTCAGTAAACTCGCCTTCGCTCCACACCTGCTCGCCATTGATGTAGGTATGCGTTACCACACCGTCAGAACGGCTCAACATCTGGTTGTGCTCGAACAAATCGCGGTATGCCAGGATCCGGCTGTTGTTGTCATCCCACTGCGCCAACGCCTCGGGGTCGATGATCGTCAGGTCCGCCTGGGCGCCGAGCTCCAGGCGCCCCACCCCTTGCAGGCCAAAGAACTCAGCTGGTTCACTGGTCAGGCGCCTGACCATGGTAGCCACCGTCTCCAGCGATTGCTGCGAGGCAAGCTTCAGGGAGCTGAGATTGGAATCAAAGAACGCCATATTGGTAATGTGAGCACCTGAATCGTTGAAACCGGGCATCGCATTTTTGTGCAGCAGCAGGTCCAGGGTCGCCTGCTTCCCTTTATTGCCGATGTCGACCCAGAAGCGGAAGCCCTTATCGTACTCGCGCAGCAGGTGGAGCATGAAATCTGCGTCGACGGCCATGCCGCGCGGGAATTTATCAAAGGCATCGCGCTCTGCATCGGAGCGGGCCTGGTCGGCCTGGCCGCGCTGATAGCGCTGCAGACGGCTGTACACATCCTGCATGCTCTCGCCTTCCCAGTCCGCGACAGGCGCACCGTCAAAGATCATCATGTACAGTTCGCGCGGCACAAGATTATCCGGCATGCCAAGCTTGGTCTTCAGGGCAGCCAGGCCCTTGCCGTTGCGCCCGTGCATCCAGTCATCCCGGAAACGCTCCACCCAGGCCGGGTCATTGAGCAGCGCCATGCGCCCTTCAACGTCGTCATACTCCCTGGCGATCAACTCGGCCGTAGAGTCCATCTCTTCAAACAACGGACTGACAATACCGTCGGACCAGACCCTGAAGTTGGTGCCCAGGGCCTGGAAGTGCATATTGCCCTTGAACAGTTTGCTGTTCATGAGCGCAGCAAACCCGAGAAAACCCTTGTGCGCATTGGGAGCGAGCACAAATTCCATCACCGACAGCGCCGATGTTTTCAGGGTTTTGCCAAACAGACGGCCGCTGGTCAGGGCGAAATACAGGAAAGCTTTCAGGCGGTTTTCAATAATGGGGGTGGTCTGCCACACGCGATTACGCTTGCGCACTACGCGCAACAGGCGCTTGAGCTCGCCAAAGCTGGCGAACTGGGTCGGTATGCGCTTGTCCGTATGGGGCGAGTTGGCCAGGTAGTGGAACGGCAGCCCATCGGTAGACATACCCAGGTAGCCCTGGTCCATCGCGGTGTCCAGCAGGCTCTCCATACGCACCAACTCGGCTTCAGTGGGTTCACGGCTGATACTGTCCTGCAGGCCCATGACCTCCACGCGCAGCATCGAGTGGGGAAGAAACACACCGATGTTCGGCCCCAGGGGCATACCATCGAAGTGGTCCATGTAGTCGCCGGTGTTGTCCCAGGTCACCGCTTCTGCCGCCTTGCGCAGTACTGACTTGGGAATGTTCTCTACCCGGGTAAAGCAGTCCACAATCGGGTCCTGCTCGCCCACGCGCTGACTGCCAAACGCAGTGCCCAGGCTGCAATTGCCCACCAGCACCGTCGTGGTACCGTGGCGCACGACCTC includes the following:
- a CDS encoding DUF1538 domain-containing protein; the encoded protein is MGLLDILYEVLATLAETVTDVLPIAAIIFGFQFAVLRQKPANLREILLGFGWVLIGLSLFLLGLEWCLFPLGRLMAGQLTNADFLLASMEAGETIADIEWKDYMWVYIFAFLIGFSTTIAEPSLIAVAIKAHQVSGGAIGVWGLRISVALGVAFGISLGCYRIVVGDPIHWYIITGYAFVVLQTTVAPKMIIPLAYDSGGVTTSTVTVPLVAALGLGLSETVPGRNPLIDGFGLIAFASLFPILSVMAYAQLSELRAASASKRTTTRKNT
- a CDS encoding 2-oxoacid:acceptor oxidoreductase subunit alpha, coding for MSQKELSIAITGAGGAGVISCGELLLQGWAREGGRGLLRKAFGPQIRGGESAALVKLTAHERYTAASRYDVLLALDWNNFNRFGDEVRLDGDSLILCDESQQMPEEVAELGASVITLPLAAMAAEVHPEGRVNMLGLGLLGAGLGLPADHLIELSAHKLAHKPEAYREAAAACIHAGMAKWPAVALDTPPCDGDPAPWYITGNQAAGLGALEAGIRFVAAYPITPASDVLEWMAGGLEDLGGQLVQAEDELAAINMIIGASFGGVPAFTATSGPGLALMTESIGLAVASETPVTILNVMRGGPSTGIPTKSEQSDLNIALSGLHGDAPHLVLAPLDIADCVYTSAWAVNLAQALQVPAIVLSDQFIGQSSAVVGEPARCENFPAPGHGSDHQQAGDNDYLRYRLTESGISTLAAPGDPGKRFTADGLEHNERGTPSARDNDHQLHLEKRARKLTGFDYGDAWARISGEGELCLISFGSASAAVAEAAELLAASGHRARTIALRLLAPLQVDSLLAAIGDCTGVWVIEQNHSAQLRHYLRGELDFQAPLHSYAHAGPVPLSGTAIAAAILEAGV
- a CDS encoding ferritin-like domain-containing protein — translated: MSKDILAEFLAHSMELESEARERYLELAQAMRAHNNVEVAEFFGRMAEESRLHLSEVEEIARAYKLPELKPWEFVWPEEEPPETTSYEAVHYRMNLQEAMLLALDNERAAEKFYAAYAESSVCAETKRFAAQFAAEEASHGAQLVAKLGALSQRGAVHHREEDDAPHMPE
- a CDS encoding DUF1538 domain-containing protein, producing MQATLKKLLTAMLGSLRDLLPIILVILFFQLAVLQQPMPNIGQILLGVLFVVLGLTFFIHGLEQGLFPIGESMATAFARKGSVTWLVIFAFALGFGTTVAEPALIAVAEEASKVAAEGGMIAANEAAMTRYAEGLRYTVAFSVGLAIVIGVIRILKGWPVQWLIIGGYVLVVIMTMFAPREIIGIAYDSGGVTTSTITVPLVTALGVGLASSIKGRNPMTDGFGLIAFASLTPMIFVMAYGMVI
- a CDS encoding thiamine pyrophosphate-dependent enzyme, yielding MNDVIKLRPKDFKSEVKPIWCPGCGHYSVLNALTKAFAALGIDKDNTVLVSGIGCSSRLPAYVDSYGFHGVHGRGLAIAQGLKVARPDLTVLALGGDGDGFSIGGNHFIHACRRNVNMTYIAMDNEVYGMTKGQASPTTASDWDHSKLTPHGPGVRPFKPAALALAAGAPWIARGYSGNPNQMSRILAEAIEFPGFSFVHVLSQCITFCPEQTDWKAVVHERLEPAVSDADEAARLFLHEDGFSTGLLYARQQPCYSGTTPAAGETDLCGGFRV
- a CDS encoding P-II family nitrogen regulator, with product MHFKMIIVFIEDEKTDEIMDAARQAGATGATVINNARGEGLKVSKTFFGLSLETQRDVILFLVEEHLSRHILEEINRVGEMDSKPGTGIAFQLDVEDAVGVMSQAQELTQDVEELL
- a CDS encoding CBS domain-containing protein, translating into MEKHVIKARDVMHTEHLELDGMASVADALKAMQDADATVVIVRKRNEHDAFGLVLLSDIAKKVLARDRAAERVNVYEIMSKPVIPVEPDMDVRYVARMFDSFGLSNAPVVEDGKVIGIVSYRELVFDGLCKLIG